Proteins encoded by one window of Collimonas fungivorans:
- a CDS encoding GntP family permease, giving the protein MEMVQGNMLLLYAVIAVIALVVLIAKFKMNPFIVLIVVSVILGLVVGMPMASIVKSYETGVGGALGHIALVVGLGTMFGKMMAESGGAERVANTLIGVFGPKRVHWAMMVVALIVGLPVFFEVGFVLLIPIAFNVAKRTGTSMIMVGIPMVAGLSVVHGLIPPHPAALFAVTAYNADIGRTIMYALIVGIPTAIIAGPLFAKLISRFVVPNPDNPLIAQFVEEGKTRELPGFGITIATILLPVALMLIGSWADVFFTPKTFANDFLRLIGNSVIALLIATLVSFYTFGKARGFDRAAILKFTTECLAPIAGITLIVGAGAGFGRILIDGGVSKAIVELANNAHLSPLLLGWFVAALIRVATGSATVAMTTACGIVAPIVTAAGVTVRPELMVLATGAGSLILSHVNDGGFWLVKEYFNMTVTETFKTWTVAETIISVVALLLTLGLATVI; this is encoded by the coding sequence ATGGAGATGGTTCAAGGAAACATGTTGCTGCTGTATGCAGTGATTGCAGTGATCGCGCTGGTGGTGCTGATCGCCAAGTTCAAGATGAATCCGTTCATCGTGCTGATCGTGGTGTCGGTGATCCTGGGGCTGGTGGTCGGCATGCCGATGGCCAGCATCGTCAAATCCTATGAAACCGGCGTCGGCGGCGCATTAGGGCATATTGCGCTGGTGGTCGGGCTGGGCACCATGTTCGGCAAGATGATGGCCGAATCGGGCGGCGCCGAGCGCGTGGCCAATACGCTGATTGGCGTGTTCGGCCCCAAGCGGGTGCACTGGGCCATGATGGTGGTGGCCCTGATCGTCGGCCTGCCGGTGTTCTTTGAAGTCGGTTTCGTGCTGCTGATCCCGATTGCATTCAACGTCGCCAAGCGCACCGGGACTTCGATGATCATGGTCGGGATTCCGATGGTTGCCGGCCTGTCTGTCGTGCATGGCTTGATTCCGCCGCATCCGGCCGCGTTGTTCGCCGTGACCGCCTACAACGCGGACATCGGCCGCACCATCATGTACGCGCTGATCGTCGGCATTCCTACCGCGATCATTGCCGGCCCGCTGTTTGCCAAGCTGATCAGCCGCTTCGTGGTGCCGAATCCAGACAATCCATTGATCGCGCAATTCGTGGAAGAAGGCAAGACCCGCGAATTGCCTGGTTTCGGCATCACCATAGCAACCATCCTGCTGCCGGTGGCGCTGATGCTGATCGGCAGCTGGGCCGATGTGTTTTTCACGCCAAAAACTTTCGCCAACGATTTCCTGCGCCTGATCGGCAACTCGGTGATTGCACTGCTGATTGCTACACTGGTAAGTTTTTACACCTTCGGCAAGGCGCGCGGTTTTGATCGCGCGGCGATTCTGAAATTTACTACCGAGTGTCTGGCGCCTATCGCCGGGATCACGCTGATCGTCGGCGCCGGCGCCGGTTTTGGCCGGATCCTGATCGACGGCGGCGTCTCCAAGGCGATTGTCGAACTCGCCAACAACGCCCATTTGTCGCCGTTGCTGCTGGGCTGGTTCGTGGCGGCGCTGATCCGCGTCGCTACCGGTTCCGCCACGGTGGCGATGACCACTGCCTGCGGCATCGTCGCACCTATCGTCACCGCCGCCGGCGTTACCGTCAGGCCGGAACTGATGGTGCTGGCTACCGGCGCCGGTTCGCTGATCCTGTCGCACGTCAACGATGGCGGTTTCTGGCTGGTCAAGGAGTACTTCAACATGACCGTGACGGAAACCTTCAAGACCTGGACTGTGGCAGAGACCATCATTTCGGTGGTGGCGCTGTTGCTGACCTTGGGCCTGGCTACAGTGATCTGA
- a CDS encoding RidA family protein gives MTIKRYGVEGGSGTGGQHLPFARAVEADGWLYVSGQVAMVDGEVIDGGIVAQSHKTIQNVLAILKEAGYGPEHVVRCGVWLDDTRDFQSFNRVFKEYFGANPPARACVQSSMVVDCKVEVDCIAYKK, from the coding sequence ATGACAATCAAACGATATGGTGTTGAAGGTGGTTCGGGAACCGGCGGCCAGCATCTGCCGTTCGCGCGTGCGGTGGAAGCCGACGGCTGGCTGTATGTTTCCGGCCAGGTAGCGATGGTGGACGGCGAAGTGATCGACGGCGGCATCGTCGCCCAGTCGCACAAGACCATCCAGAACGTGCTGGCGATCCTGAAAGAGGCCGGCTACGGCCCCGAGCACGTGGTGCGTTGCGGCGTCTGGCTCGACGATACCCGCGATTTCCAGTCGTTCAACCGGGTCTTCAAGGAATACTTTGGCGCCAATCCGCCTGCCCGCGCTTGCGTGCAGTCGAGCATGGTGGTCGATTGCAAGGTGGAAGTGGATTGCATCGCTTATAAAAAATAA